From the Leptolyngbya sp. O-77 genome, one window contains:
- a CDS encoding glycosyltransferase family 4 protein produces MDDATSANRVAQPANASLLLLGTGWFPQTPGGMERYVYELATQLARGDRLELGGVGLPDGLERGSLRLTNLSEPDRPLPQRLWEVRRRFAQRTRQADFRDIDAINLHFALYSLPLLDLLPPDVPVTFTFHGPWALESRQEGASKLSVALKQWVEQRVFAQCDRFLVLSKAFGAILHESYGIPWSQIHVVPGGVDTHHFAPTRSRFEARAALGWPGDRPILFTTRRLVQRMGLDHLLQALVWVKAAVPEVWLAIAGKGPLRQALEQQAAELGLQHHVQFLGFLPEADLPLAYQAADLTVMPSLSLEGFGLVLLESLAAGTPALCTPVGGMPEILMPFCPDLVTDSTEPVAIAQRLIALLTGECPLPGRDLCRQYAVDQFNWQRIARQVRQVLLQPQKIR; encoded by the coding sequence ATGGACGACGCAACCAGCGCGAATAGAGTGGCTCAACCTGCCAACGCCAGTCTCTTGCTGTTGGGGACGGGCTGGTTTCCCCAAACGCCAGGGGGCATGGAGCGATATGTCTATGAGTTGGCAACTCAGCTCGCCAGGGGCGATCGCCTGGAGTTGGGCGGGGTCGGTCTGCCCGACGGCTTAGAACGCGGCTCTCTTCGTTTGACGAATTTGTCTGAACCCGATCGCCCGTTGCCCCAACGGCTCTGGGAGGTGCGTCGTCGGTTTGCCCAGCGCACCAGGCAAGCCGATTTTCGGGACATCGACGCAATCAACCTCCACTTTGCTCTCTATAGCTTGCCGCTGCTCGACCTGCTGCCGCCGGATGTGCCCGTCACTTTTACCTTTCACGGGCCCTGGGCGCTCGAAAGCCGCCAGGAGGGCGCCAGCAAGCTGAGCGTCGCGCTAAAGCAATGGGTCGAGCAGCGGGTTTTTGCCCAGTGCGATCGCTTCTTGGTCTTGAGCAAAGCCTTTGGCGCGATCCTGCACGAGTCCTACGGCATTCCCTGGAGCCAGATCCACGTCGTTCCTGGCGGGGTAGACACGCACCACTTTGCCCCTACACGGTCGCGTTTCGAGGCCCGTGCGGCGTTGGGCTGGCCGGGCGATCGCCCCATTTTGTTCACGACTCGCAGGCTGGTGCAGCGGATGGGGCTAGACCATCTGCTGCAAGCGCTGGTCTGGGTGAAAGCTGCTGTACCAGAAGTATGGCTGGCGATCGCGGGCAAGGGCCCCCTCCGCCAAGCCCTAGAGCAGCAGGCAGCCGAACTGGGCCTGCAACACCACGTCCAGTTTCTCGGCTTTTTGCCGGAAGCAGACTTGCCCCTCGCCTATCAGGCGGCCGACCTGACCGTGATGCCCAGCCTCAGCCTGGAAGGATTCGGCCTGGTGCTGCTAGAGTCGCTTGCGGCTGGAACGCCCGCCCTCTGCACACCCGTCGGCGGAATGCCAGAAATTCTCATGCCTTTTTGCCCAGACCTAGTGACAGACTCGACCGAACCAGTGGCGATCGCCCAGCGGCTGATTGCGCTCCTGACGGGAGAATGCCCCCTGCCCGGTCGTGATCTCTGCCGTCAATATGCCGTTGACCAGTTTAACTGGCAGAGGATTGCACGACAGGTGCGGCAGGTCTTGCTACAGCCCCAGAAAATCCGGTAG
- a CDS encoding LysR family transcriptional regulator: MKLSQLRILVAVAEQGSFSEAALHLEMSQSAVSHAIAALENFLGVVLFSRGRHGARLTPVGEAILVHAREIVVRADAIAQAAEDARGLKRGQVRVASFRSVATNLLPSVIAQFHQQHPSITISLSEHDNYPHVEQSLREGQSDVGFTFMPTTEEFEVWRVFQDEFIALLPSSFQPAGPQLTWAELLQHPLIMPPRDYLMMRPVYDHAKTLGHSLKADYEVETDATIVSLVAEGLGAAILPRLAAEPIPAGVKTYSLPTPLERLIGVVTLANALLPPSVYAFLDVLKKQYQS; this comes from the coding sequence ATGAAATTATCCCAGCTCCGCATTCTCGTTGCCGTGGCGGAGCAGGGTAGTTTTAGCGAGGCAGCGCTGCACCTGGAAATGTCGCAGTCTGCTGTCAGTCATGCGATCGCCGCTTTAGAAAACTTCTTGGGTGTTGTGTTGTTTAGCCGGGGGCGACATGGGGCACGGCTCACGCCAGTGGGCGAAGCGATACTTGTTCATGCCCGCGAAATTGTGGTGCGGGCGGATGCGATCGCCCAGGCAGCGGAAGATGCCAGAGGCTTGAAACGAGGACAGGTGCGGGTTGCGTCTTTTCGCAGCGTTGCCACCAACCTGCTGCCGTCTGTGATTGCCCAATTTCACCAGCAGCACCCCAGCATTACCATCAGCCTGTCGGAACATGACAACTATCCCCACGTCGAGCAGTCCCTCCGCGAAGGGCAGTCCGATGTGGGGTTTACGTTTATGCCCACGACTGAAGAGTTTGAAGTCTGGCGAGTCTTTCAGGATGAATTTATTGCGCTGCTGCCGTCTTCGTTTCAGCCTGCGGGTCCACAGCTAACCTGGGCAGAACTGTTGCAGCACCCACTGATTATGCCGCCCAGAGATTACCTCATGATGCGCCCTGTTTACGACCATGCCAAAACCTTGGGGCATTCGCTCAAGGCTGACTATGAGGTGGAAACTGATGCCACGATTGTCAGCCTTGTGGCAGAAGGGTTGGGCGCTGCGATCTTGCCGCGACTTGCTGCGGAACCTATTCCTGCTGGCGTGAAAACCTACAGCCTGCCTACGCCCCTAGAGCGATTGATCGGAGTCGTGACGCTGGCAAATGCCTTGCTGCCGCCCAGTGTCTATGCGTTTTTGGACGTGCTGAAGAAACAGTATCAGTCTTGA
- a CDS encoding pirin family protein, with protein MAGQSLRTVAGVINSVETLEGAGFLVRRPFPKSSFSEFDPFLLLDELGPVDLAPGQAKGAPDHPHRGFETVTYILDGCLEHKDSVGNAGVLQPGDVQWMTAGAGVVHSEMPEATFTQTGGRLHGIQLWVNLPSQDKMMPPRYQEIPASRIPSAQSEDGLVTVRVIAGEALGETAVIETRMPMVYLHYTLQPGASILQPMPQEYNTFAYVLDGVGLFGADRERGEDGQMIIFAPDGETVAIANPEDALTPLDLLLIGGVPLKEPVIRYGPFVMNTEVEIMQAIADYQAGRMGRIYV; from the coding sequence ATGGCCGGGCAATCGCTACGAACGGTCGCCGGAGTCATCAATAGTGTTGAAACCCTTGAAGGAGCTGGGTTTCTCGTTCGTCGCCCCTTCCCAAAAAGCAGCTTTTCAGAGTTTGATCCGTTTCTGCTGCTGGATGAGTTGGGCCCGGTTGACTTGGCTCCAGGGCAGGCAAAGGGGGCACCCGACCATCCCCATCGAGGATTTGAAACTGTTACCTATATCCTGGATGGTTGCCTAGAGCATAAGGATTCGGTTGGAAATGCCGGAGTGCTTCAGCCAGGAGACGTGCAGTGGATGACGGCGGGCGCAGGCGTTGTACATTCCGAAATGCCAGAGGCGACCTTTACCCAAACCGGCGGGCGGCTGCATGGCATTCAGCTTTGGGTGAATCTGCCCAGCCAAGATAAAATGATGCCGCCTCGCTATCAGGAAATCCCGGCTTCGCGCATTCCAAGCGCACAATCTGAGGATGGCTTGGTGACTGTTCGAGTTATCGCTGGCGAGGCGCTGGGCGAAACAGCCGTGATTGAAACTCGAATGCCAATGGTTTATCTCCACTACACGCTCCAGCCCGGTGCAAGCATTCTTCAGCCCATGCCGCAGGAATACAACACGTTTGCCTATGTGCTGGACGGCGTTGGGCTATTTGGAGCCGATCGGGAACGGGGCGAAGATGGACAGATGATTATCTTTGCACCAGACGGCGAAACCGTGGCGATCGCCAATCCTGAGGATGCACTGACCCCGCTAGACCTGCTGCTCATCGGCGGTGTGCCGCTGAAGGAGCCAGTCATTCGCTATGGCCCGTTTGTAATGAATACCGAAGTCGAAATCATGCAGGCGATCGCCGATTATCAAGCTGGAAGGATGGGACGAATTTATGTCTAA
- a CDS encoding PadR family transcriptional regulator, with protein sequence MSLSHAILGLLQQQQQTGYDLKTECFDQCIAHLWPADQAQIYRTLDKLQAQGWIDCTVEIQRDRPNRKVYCITEAGAAELTRWLQTHQPLPVVREPLLIQLYFAAQLPDAAILQLLNAGLAEHRARLATCQQVEVPPLDDPSATREQKLRRLVLDLVCRREQAYLGWLEEAIALFRAAALGEGGDR encoded by the coding sequence ATGTCTCTGTCTCATGCAATTCTTGGGCTGCTTCAGCAGCAACAGCAAACGGGCTATGACCTGAAAACGGAGTGTTTTGATCAGTGTATTGCCCATTTGTGGCCCGCAGATCAGGCGCAGATTTATCGCACGCTGGACAAGCTCCAGGCGCAGGGCTGGATTGACTGCACGGTGGAAATTCAGCGCGATCGCCCAAACCGAAAGGTCTACTGCATCACAGAAGCCGGAGCCGCAGAGCTAACTCGATGGCTGCAAACGCACCAACCGCTACCCGTAGTGCGAGAGCCGCTGCTGATACAGCTTTATTTTGCGGCGCAGTTGCCCGATGCGGCAATTTTGCAGCTATTGAACGCAGGGTTGGCCGAGCATCGAGCAAGGCTGGCCACTTGTCAGCAAGTAGAAGTGCCGCCGCTCGATGACCCCAGCGCTACGCGAGAGCAAAAGCTTCGGCGGCTTGTGTTGGATTTGGTATGTCGCAGAGAGCAAGCCTATCTGGGCTGGCTAGAAGAGGCGATCGCCCTATTTCGTGCTGCTGCGTTGGGAGAGGGGGGCGATCGCTGA
- a CDS encoding O-antigen ligase domain-containing protein, with translation MAFTTYAVFLGIILFNAEAKRLFSFRLSWFDLPMIVWWICPFISSISNDLGIFDGLKELGAQTINWVLPYLLGRIYLRDLEGLRKLCLGIVVGTLSYIPLCWIEMRLSPILHQTIYGFDGSGGRIGQNVIEGVGYRPIVFQAHGLVVGAWFMSAAVISVWLWKSGTINRLFGLPFKWLAIAIVVQSFLTRSLAATVFFCVGVFIFFISKYLRNFLPLLAISFCILIYLHNGISGSLAKDEITAAVSGVTSESKTESLQFRLNSEDVLVDKANQRMWFGWGGYGRNRVIDHRGYEYITDSLWIIVYGTRGLVGLASLTLVFLLPSLVLIFYFPTGAWHHRRLAPVAALSVVLALNMADALLNAFPHPLLTISAGGILGLFADHTESKTLGISLKAIESPVPTSSAIAPLSQRSSTK, from the coding sequence ATGGCATTCACGACCTATGCAGTTTTCTTGGGAATCATCCTATTTAATGCGGAAGCAAAGCGCCTGTTTTCCTTTCGCCTAAGCTGGTTCGACTTGCCAATGATCGTGTGGTGGATCTGTCCATTCATTTCGTCTATCTCGAATGATCTGGGTATTTTTGATGGACTAAAGGAACTGGGCGCTCAAACCATAAACTGGGTCTTGCCCTATCTGTTGGGCAGAATTTATCTCCGTGATTTAGAAGGATTGAGAAAGCTGTGCCTGGGCATTGTTGTGGGGACGCTAAGCTATATTCCACTTTGCTGGATTGAGATGCGTCTCAGCCCAATCTTGCACCAGACCATTTATGGATTTGATGGCTCAGGGGGCCGGATTGGTCAAAACGTGATTGAAGGCGTTGGCTATCGACCGATTGTGTTTCAGGCGCACGGGCTGGTTGTGGGGGCTTGGTTTATGTCTGCCGCTGTCATTTCAGTATGGCTTTGGAAAAGCGGCACAATTAATCGTCTGTTTGGGCTTCCCTTTAAGTGGCTGGCGATCGCCATTGTAGTGCAGTCTTTCTTGACGCGATCGCTGGCAGCGACGGTGTTTTTCTGTGTCGGCGTGTTCATCTTTTTTATCAGCAAATATTTAAGAAACTTTTTACCCCTTTTAGCAATTTCGTTCTGTATTTTGATTTATTTGCACAACGGCATCTCAGGTTCCCTGGCAAAAGATGAAATTACCGCAGCCGTTAGCGGCGTTACTTCTGAAAGCAAGACGGAATCTCTACAATTTCGGCTCAATTCTGAAGATGTTCTGGTAGACAAAGCCAATCAACGAATGTGGTTTGGCTGGGGGGGGTATGGGCGAAATCGCGTGATTGATCACAGGGGCTATGAGTATATCACCGATAGTTTGTGGATTATCGTGTATGGCACTCGTGGACTAGTAGGCTTGGCGAGCCTTACGCTCGTCTTTTTGCTGCCCAGTCTGGTGCTGATCTTTTACTTTCCCACGGGTGCTTGGCATCATCGCAGGCTTGCGCCCGTGGCGGCCCTATCCGTTGTCCTCGCGCTCAATATGGCAGACGCGCTGCTGAATGCCTTTCCCCATCCGCTACTGACGATTTCAGCCGGGGGCATTTTGGGCTTGTTTGCCGACCACACCGAGTCCAAAACGCTGGGCATTTCGCTAAAAGCAATCGAAAGTCCCGTTCCCACAAGCTCAGCGATCGCCCCCCTCTCCCAACGCAGCAGCACGAAATAG